In the Grimontia kaedaensis genome, one interval contains:
- a CDS encoding glutamine synthetase family protein, with translation MEAREVKTAADAKKIVEERKLSHVKVGLFDNDGVMRGKYMSKEKFFSSLDNGFAFCDVVLGWDVKDQLYDNAKYTGWHTGYPDAPVRILPDTCRDVLDEDGMLLFIAEFSGDAEAVCPRATLRRVLEKAADMGFDAYAALEYEFFIFDETPHSAREKGFRNLKTITPDWFGYSMIRNSTYSGLYKAILAMGESMDFPIEGIHSETGPGVIEAALTVDNAKDAADKAALFKTYMKVLAQKNDMMATFMAKWTNDYPGQSGHIHISLRDRASGKSAFYAPDAELNMSDVQRHFLAGQQLLMPQFLCMIAPTVNSYTRMIPGFWAPTDATWGVENRTTSLRVIPGSDKSQRIEYRLGAADANPYLALAAALASGLYGVEHKMEPTDRIVGNAYDIEHPEELQLPRTLWEAAQSFKHSEAAKAMLGEAFVEHFAASREWEEREFRKHVTDWELDRYFEII, from the coding sequence ATGGAAGCGCGTGAAGTAAAAACGGCGGCTGACGCCAAGAAGATTGTAGAAGAAAGGAAACTCTCCCACGTCAAAGTTGGCTTGTTTGATAACGATGGTGTGATGCGCGGAAAGTACATGTCGAAAGAGAAATTCTTCTCTTCATTAGACAATGGATTTGCCTTCTGCGACGTAGTCTTGGGCTGGGATGTCAAAGACCAACTCTATGATAACGCAAAGTACACTGGCTGGCACACCGGTTACCCTGATGCGCCAGTTCGTATTCTTCCAGACACTTGTCGCGACGTGCTCGATGAAGACGGCATGTTGCTTTTCATTGCGGAGTTTTCCGGTGACGCGGAAGCAGTTTGCCCACGGGCCACACTAAGGCGTGTATTGGAAAAGGCCGCGGACATGGGGTTTGACGCCTACGCCGCGCTTGAATACGAATTCTTCATTTTCGATGAAACTCCCCACTCTGCCCGTGAAAAAGGCTTCCGCAACCTGAAAACGATCACGCCTGATTGGTTCGGTTACTCGATGATTCGTAACTCTACTTACTCAGGCTTGTATAAAGCGATTCTCGCCATGGGTGAATCCATGGACTTCCCTATCGAAGGTATTCACTCCGAAACTGGCCCAGGAGTCATTGAGGCTGCGCTCACTGTCGACAACGCAAAAGACGCCGCAGACAAAGCAGCCCTCTTCAAAACCTACATGAAAGTGCTGGCACAAAAGAACGACATGATGGCAACTTTCATGGCCAAGTGGACCAATGATTACCCCGGCCAAAGCGGGCATATTCACATTTCGCTTCGTGATCGGGCGTCGGGGAAAAGTGCCTTTTATGCGCCCGATGCTGAGCTCAATATGAGTGACGTGCAGCGCCACTTCCTCGCAGGCCAACAGCTTTTGATGCCGCAATTCCTGTGCATGATTGCCCCAACCGTCAATAGCTACACCCGAATGATCCCAGGCTTTTGGGCTCCAACGGATGCGACTTGGGGCGTTGAGAACCGCACTACATCACTTCGTGTTATTCCGGGATCTGATAAATCGCAGCGCATTGAGTATCGTCTTGGCGCTGCAGATGCCAATCCTTATCTCGCCCTTGCTGCTGCGCTCGCGTCCGGTCTGTATGGCGTTGAGCACAAGATGGAACCAACGGACCGTATTGTCGGAAACGCATACGACATCGAACATCCAGAAGAGCTCCAACTCCCCCGGACACTCTGGGAGGCCGCACAATCGTTCAAGCACTCCGAAGCAGCCAAAGCCATGCTAGGTGAAGCCTTTGTTGAACACTTCGCAGCATCAAGAGAGTGGGAAGAAAGAGAGTTCCGCAAGCATGTGACCGATTGGGAACTCGACCGTTACTTTGAAATTATTTAG
- a CDS encoding LysR family transcriptional regulator: MGTLGFELKSLEVFVATAKTGNMTAASQHLDISQSSVSQILANLESSLGVKLLDRSVRPVELTVAGRYFYDQSVHLLEQAYKTQHVITKGSFNSLHLVRIAMVDSLAATVGQPLIEVIKAHTENWTMMTGYSHLHQQGLLSRSIDIIISDDVLERQDDLRRLQILKEPFVLVVPKQFQQKYPDTCHSLVALSKHLDMIRYSEQSLISQSIETYLHHQGLDVPDRMQLDNTFAVLSAVAQGLGWTLTTPLCLLQGEVFRNQTSVIPLPEKDSFFRYLTLIARRNELGDLPEKLAEGSCKILRQHFLAKIRQHYPWLDGKIRIGKYT, encoded by the coding sequence ATGGGAACATTAGGATTTGAGCTGAAATCGCTGGAAGTGTTTGTGGCAACCGCCAAAACCGGCAACATGACCGCGGCCTCACAACATTTGGATATCTCTCAATCTTCGGTTTCACAAATCCTCGCCAATTTGGAAAGTAGCCTCGGCGTGAAGTTGCTTGATCGCAGTGTGCGCCCCGTAGAGCTAACTGTCGCCGGACGCTATTTCTACGACCAGTCCGTTCACCTGCTCGAACAGGCTTACAAAACTCAGCATGTCATCACTAAAGGGAGTTTCAATAGTTTGCACCTGGTGCGAATTGCCATGGTAGATTCGCTAGCCGCGACGGTCGGGCAGCCCCTGATTGAAGTCATTAAAGCGCACACGGAAAACTGGACCATGATGACGGGCTACTCCCACCTTCATCAGCAAGGCCTACTCAGTCGTAGCATTGATATTATTATTTCTGATGATGTCCTCGAAAGACAGGATGACCTTAGACGCCTTCAAATACTGAAAGAACCATTTGTCCTGGTTGTACCAAAACAGTTCCAACAAAAGTACCCCGACACCTGCCACTCGCTTGTCGCATTGAGTAAACATCTGGACATGATTCGCTACAGCGAACAAAGTCTTATCAGCCAATCCATCGAAACCTATCTGCATCATCAAGGTCTCGATGTGCCAGACCGTATGCAACTGGATAACACATTCGCAGTCCTTTCCGCGGTAGCTCAAGGACTTGGCTGGACGTTAACCACCCCATTATGCCTTCTTCAAGGGGAGGTTTTTCGCAATCAAACCAGTGTTATTCCATTACCAGAAAAGGATTCTTTTTTCAGATACTTAACTTTGATTGCTCGCCGCAATGAACTGGGTGATTTACCGGAAAAACTGGCCGAAGGTAGCTGTAAAATTCTGCGCCAACATTTCCTGGCAAAAATCCGCCAACATTACCCCTGGCTGGACGGAAAAATCCGCATTGGAAAGTACACCTGA
- the panP gene encoding pyridoxal-dependent aspartate 1-decarboxylase PanP: MVTETKTAEASLESLHRIFTVPEAPDSTLGKIEQEISQNLNCFLQNHIAATDSSLTDIEKDFSNPLIPEKPTFVSEHTEFLLDKLVAQSVHTSSPRFIGHMTSALPYFLMPLSKIMIGLNQNTVKIETSKAFTPLERQVLGMLHNLIYGRDERFYESWMHSAEHSLGAFCSGGTIANITALWVARNAALRADGNFKGVAEEGLFRAMRHYGYDDLAILVSDRGHYSLKKSADVLGIGRQSLIAIPTDENNRIRIDKLEQKVAELKAKNTKVFALVGVAGTTETGNIDPLDAMAEIAERENIHFHVDAAWGGASLMSNTQRQKLKGIERADSVTIDAHKQLYVPMGAGMVIFKDPSMVSAIEHHANYILRKGSKDLGSHTLEGSRSGMAMLLYASLNIIGREGYELLIDQSVDKAEYFASLIAEQPDFEIVSKPELCLLTYRFVPESVKKAFETANDTQREVLHQHLNNLTVFIQKHQREAGNTFVSRTTLTPVHLDNRATIVFRVVLANPLTTKNILQEVLEEQRALALQSSIAYPKLLELAEQILN, from the coding sequence ATGGTTACAGAAACTAAGACGGCGGAAGCGTCCCTAGAAAGCCTCCACCGTATTTTTACCGTGCCCGAAGCGCCCGATTCCACTTTGGGCAAAATCGAGCAGGAAATTTCCCAAAACCTGAATTGCTTTTTGCAAAATCATATTGCTGCGACTGATTCATCTCTCACTGATATCGAAAAAGATTTCAGCAACCCGTTGATCCCTGAAAAACCAACCTTCGTTTCCGAACACACCGAGTTTTTGCTGGATAAACTGGTTGCCCAATCGGTTCATACCTCATCGCCACGTTTTATTGGCCACATGACCTCAGCGCTTCCCTATTTTCTGATGCCGCTGTCAAAAATCATGATTGGTTTGAACCAGAATACGGTCAAAATCGAGACGTCAAAGGCCTTCACGCCACTTGAGCGTCAGGTGTTGGGGATGCTCCACAACCTGATTTATGGCCGTGACGAGCGCTTTTATGAAAGCTGGATGCATAGCGCTGAACATTCCCTAGGGGCGTTTTGCTCCGGTGGTACCATTGCCAATATTACGGCCTTATGGGTCGCCCGCAATGCTGCATTAAGAGCGGATGGTAATTTCAAAGGCGTCGCTGAGGAAGGTCTGTTCCGTGCCATGCGTCATTATGGCTATGACGACTTAGCCATTCTCGTCTCAGATCGCGGCCATTACTCTCTTAAGAAATCCGCTGACGTCCTTGGTATTGGGCGACAGTCTTTGATTGCAATTCCGACAGACGAAAACAATCGAATCCGCATTGATAAGCTCGAACAGAAAGTTGCTGAGCTGAAAGCGAAAAACACCAAGGTATTTGCTCTGGTTGGCGTGGCCGGCACAACTGAAACTGGCAATATCGACCCGCTTGATGCCATGGCTGAGATTGCTGAACGTGAAAATATTCATTTCCATGTGGATGCAGCCTGGGGCGGTGCGAGTTTGATGTCGAACACCCAGCGTCAAAAACTCAAAGGCATTGAACGAGCAGACTCGGTGACAATTGATGCCCATAAGCAGCTATACGTGCCAATGGGTGCAGGTATGGTGATATTCAAAGACCCTTCCATGGTGTCTGCCATTGAGCATCACGCCAACTACATCCTGCGCAAAGGCTCTAAAGACCTCGGCAGCCACACCCTCGAAGGGTCTCGCAGTGGTATGGCTATGTTGCTTTACGCCAGCCTGAATATCATTGGACGCGAAGGCTATGAACTGCTGATAGATCAAAGCGTCGACAAGGCCGAATACTTCGCGTCACTAATTGCTGAGCAGCCAGACTTCGAAATCGTCAGCAAGCCAGAGCTATGCCTACTCACCTATCGCTTTGTGCCAGAATCGGTCAAGAAAGCATTCGAGACCGCCAATGACACACAACGCGAAGTGCTCCACCAGCACTTAAATAACCTGACTGTTTTCATTCAAAAGCACCAACGCGAAGCAGGGAACACCTTTGTCTCCCGGACCACGCTAACACCTGTCCACTTAGATAACCGCGCAACAATTGTGTTTCGTGTTGTTTTGGCAAACCCGCTCACCACTAAAAACATCCTACAAGAAGTGTTAGAAGAGCAGAGAGCACTGGCACTGCAAAGCTCCATCGCCTATCCGAAACTTCTCGAACTTGCCGAGCAAATCCTGAATTAA